From the Hevea brasiliensis isolate MT/VB/25A 57/8 chromosome 15, ASM3005281v1, whole genome shotgun sequence genome, one window contains:
- the LOC110632948 gene encoding calmodulin-binding transcription activator 5 isoform X3 has translation MYTMHMGKIIQHLSGSPVTPMNSNSSLVSDQSPWLLSEEFDSGVGHAYHVGEKEALEPGDSLTVINHVMRIHEINTLEWDDLVMNNPRNSLIPKGDKITSFDQRNQVAVNGSSNDGISLPAYNLSAEIPPLDNLSEPVANKNSHLNIPEDAYSQSTRVQVNSNVHRKDSSIIGTGDSLDLLVNDGLQCQDSFGGWINCTIADSPGSIDNAVLESSISSGHDSYTSPEIDQLQSSVPEQIFVITDTSHAWAYSTEMTKILLTGYFHEQYLHLAKSNLCCVCGDACVRAEIVQAGVYRCLVSPHSPGIVNLFLSLDGLIPISQVLNFEYRAALCYPVASSEDKPNWEEFKLQMRLAYLLFSTSRTLNILTSKVSPANLNEAKMFSHKTSIISHMWAYFIKSIEDGRFSFAQAKDGLFELSLKNMIKEWLLERVVEGCKITEYDAQGQGVIHLCAILGYTWAVYLFSSSALSLDFRDKHGWTALHWASYYGREKMVAVLLSAGAKPNLVTDPTSENPGGCTAADLASAKGYDGLAGYLSEKSLVAHFKDMSIAGNVSGSLRTSATDTVNSENLSEEELYLKDTLAAYRTAADAAARIQVAFGEHSLKVRTKAVQLTNPEDEAQIIVAAMKIQHSFRNYETRKKMAAAAHIQYRFRSWKMQKEFLNIREHAIKIQAAFRGFQVRRQYRKIVWSVGVLEKAILRWRLKRRGFRGLRVDPAEVVAEDMQESNAEEDFYHDSRKQAEKRVEKAVVRVQAMFRSKKAQEEYRRMKLTHNQAELCDLP, from the exons ATGTATACTATGCACATGGGGAAGATAATCCAACATTTGTCC GGTTCTCCAGTCACACCTATGAATTCAAATTCTAGTTTAGTCTCTGACCAGTCTCCTTGGCTTTTATCAGAAGAATTTGATTCTGGAGTTGGTCATGCATATCATGTTGGCGAGAAAGAAGCTCTAG AGCCTGGTGACAGTTTAACTGTCATAAATCATGTAATGAGGATTCATGAGATCAATACGCTTGAATGGGATGACCTGGTGATGAACAATCCTAGAAATTCACTCATTCCTAAAGGAG ATAAGATTACGAGCTTTGACCAACGTAATCAAGTTGCAGTAAATGGGTCCTCGAATGAT GGTATTTCTCTTCCCGCCTACAATTTATCTGCAGAAATTCCTCCTTTAGATAACTTGAGTGAGCCTGTTGCGAACAAAAATTCTCATTTAAATATTCCAGAGGATGCTTACAGTCAGTCAACAAGAGTCCAAGTAAATTCAAATGTGCACAGGAAGGATTCTAGTATCATAGGGACTGGTGATTCTTTGGACTTGTTGGTTAATGATGGTCTGCAATGTCAAGATAGTTTTGGAGGGTGGATAAACTGCACAATAGCTGACTCTCCGGGTTCCATAGATAATGCTGTGCTTGAATCTTCGATTTCATCAGGTCATGATTCATATACTTCTCCAGAAATTGATCAACTTCAATCTTCTGTTCCTGAACAAATATTTGTCATCACTGATACCTCTCATGCATGGGCTTATTCAACTGAAATGACAAag ATTCTACTCACTGGATATTTCCATGAACAGTATCTACATCTGGCAAAATCTAATCTGTGTTGTGTTTGTGGAGATGCATGTGTTCGTGCAGAAATTGTTCAGGCTGGGGTGTATCGCTGTTTGGTATCACCACATTCCCCTGGAATAGTAAATCTGTTTTTGAGTTTGGATGGCCTTATACCCATAAGCCAAGTTTTAAATTTTGAGTACCGCGCTGCATTATGCTATCCTGTGGCTTCTTCAGAAGACAAACCCAACTGGGAAGAGTTCAAACTTCAGATGAGACTTGCTTATTTGCTTTTCTCTACATCCAGAACCCTCAACATTTTAACCAGTAAGGTATCACCAGCTAACCTGAATGAGGCTAAAATGTTCTCCCACAAAACCTCTATCATTTCCCATATGTGGGCATATTTTATTAAGTCAATTGAGGACGGCAGATTTTCATTTGCACAAGCAAAAGATGGTTTGTTTGAACTCTCTTTGAAGAACATGATAAAGGAATGGTTGTTGGAAAGAGTGGTTGAAGGCTGTAAAATCACTGAATATGATGCTCAAGGTCAAGGAGTAATCCATTTGTGTGCTATTCTTGGATATACTTGGgctgtttatttattttcatcaTCAGCCTTGTCATTGGATTTTCGGGATAAACATGGATGGACAGCTCTTCATTGGGCATCATATTATGGAAG GGAGAAAATGGTTGCAGTTCTTTTATCTGCAGGGGCAAAGCCAAACTTGGTCACAGACCCCACTTCAGAAAACCCTGGCGGATGCACTGCTGCTGATCTTGCATCTGCAAAGGGTTATGATGGCCTAGCGGGTTATCTATCGGAAAAGTCTTTAGTGGCACATTTCAAGGATATGTCTATAGCCGGAAATGTTAGTGGCTCACTACGAACAAGTGCAACTGACACTGTAAACTCTGAGAACCTAAGTGAGGAGGAGCTCTATCTGAAGGATACTTTAGCAGCTTATCGAACAGCTGCTGATGCAGCAGCACGTATACAGGTTGCATTCGGAGAACACTCTCTTAAAGTACGGACTAAAGCAGTTCAGCTTACAAATCCAGAGGACGAAGCACAAATAATAGTTGCGGCAATGAAAATTCAACATTCCTTTCGCAACTATGAGACACGGAAAAAGATGGCAGCTGCTGCTCATATCCAGTATAGGTTTCGTAGTTGGAAAATGCAGAAGGAATTCCTTAACATACGTGAACATGCTATCAAAATTCAA GCTGCTTTTCGGGGTTTCCAAGTGAGAAGGCAATACCGCAAGATAGTCTGGTCAGTTGGAGTGCTTGAGAAAGCAATTCTTCGATGGCGTTTAAAGAGAAGAGGCTTTCGTGGGCTTCGTGTTGATCCTGCTGAAGTAGTTGCAGAAGATATGCAGGAAAGCAATGCGGAGGAAGACTTCTACCATGATAGCCGGAAACAAGCTGAGAAGCGTGTTGAGAAAGCGGTTGTACGGGTTCAAGCCATGTTCCGTTCAAAGAAGGCACAAGAAGAATATCGAAGGATGAAATTGACCCATAACCAAGCAGAGTTATGTGATTTGCCGTAA
- the LOC110632948 gene encoding calmodulin-binding transcription activator 5 isoform X1 produces METGVQGHLVGSEIHGFHTLQDLDFGNTREEARTRWFRPNEIQAILCNYKYFLINVKPVHLPKSGDIMLFDRKKLRNFRKDGHNWKKKNDGKTVKEAHEHLKVGNEERIHVYYAHGEDNPTFVRRCYWLLDKTLEHIVLVHYRETQEGSPVTPMNSNSSLVSDQSPWLLSEEFDSGVGHAYHVGEKEALEPGDSLTVINHVMRIHEINTLEWDDLVMNNPRNSLIPKGDKITSFDQRNQVAVNGSSNDGISLPAYNLSAEIPPLDNLSEPVANKNSHLNIPEDAYSQSTRVQVNSNVHRKDSSIIGTGDSLDLLVNDGLQCQDSFGGWINCTIADSPGSIDNAVLESSISSGHDSYTSPEIDQLQSSVPEQIFVITDTSHAWAYSTEMTKILLTGYFHEQYLHLAKSNLCCVCGDACVRAEIVQAGVYRCLVSPHSPGIVNLFLSLDGLIPISQVLNFEYRAALCYPVASSEDKPNWEEFKLQMRLAYLLFSTSRTLNILTSKVSPANLNEAKMFSHKTSIISHMWAYFIKSIEDGRFSFAQAKDGLFELSLKNMIKEWLLERVVEGCKITEYDAQGQGVIHLCAILGYTWAVYLFSSSALSLDFRDKHGWTALHWASYYGREKMVAVLLSAGAKPNLVTDPTSENPGGCTAADLASAKGYDGLAGYLSEKSLVAHFKDMSIAGNVSGSLRTSATDTVNSENLSEEELYLKDTLAAYRTAADAAARIQVAFGEHSLKVRTKAVQLTNPEDEAQIIVAAMKIQHSFRNYETRKKMAAAAHIQYRFRSWKMQKEFLNIREHAIKIQAAFRGFQVRRQYRKIVWSVGVLEKAILRWRLKRRGFRGLRVDPAEVVAEDMQESNAEEDFYHDSRKQAEKRVEKAVVRVQAMFRSKKAQEEYRRMKLTHNQAELCDLP; encoded by the exons ATTTGGATTTCGGGAACACAAGGGAGGAAGCTAGAACAAGATGGTTCCGCCCAAATGAAATTCAAGCAATACTTTGTAACTACAAGTATTTCTTAATTAATGTCAAACCAGTGCACTTGCCCAAAA GTGGTGATATTATGTTATTTGACCGTAAGAAGCTTAGGAACTTCAGAAAAGATGGTCATAATTGGAAGAAGAAAAACGATGGGAAGACCGTTAAAGAAGCACATGAACACTTAAAA GTTGGTAATGAAGAAAGGATTCATGTATACTATGCACATGGGGAAGATAATCCAACATTTGTCCGTAGGTGTTATTGGCTACTTGATAA gactCTAGAACATATAGTCCTTGTGCACTATCGGGAAACACAGGAG GGTTCTCCAGTCACACCTATGAATTCAAATTCTAGTTTAGTCTCTGACCAGTCTCCTTGGCTTTTATCAGAAGAATTTGATTCTGGAGTTGGTCATGCATATCATGTTGGCGAGAAAGAAGCTCTAG AGCCTGGTGACAGTTTAACTGTCATAAATCATGTAATGAGGATTCATGAGATCAATACGCTTGAATGGGATGACCTGGTGATGAACAATCCTAGAAATTCACTCATTCCTAAAGGAG ATAAGATTACGAGCTTTGACCAACGTAATCAAGTTGCAGTAAATGGGTCCTCGAATGAT GGTATTTCTCTTCCCGCCTACAATTTATCTGCAGAAATTCCTCCTTTAGATAACTTGAGTGAGCCTGTTGCGAACAAAAATTCTCATTTAAATATTCCAGAGGATGCTTACAGTCAGTCAACAAGAGTCCAAGTAAATTCAAATGTGCACAGGAAGGATTCTAGTATCATAGGGACTGGTGATTCTTTGGACTTGTTGGTTAATGATGGTCTGCAATGTCAAGATAGTTTTGGAGGGTGGATAAACTGCACAATAGCTGACTCTCCGGGTTCCATAGATAATGCTGTGCTTGAATCTTCGATTTCATCAGGTCATGATTCATATACTTCTCCAGAAATTGATCAACTTCAATCTTCTGTTCCTGAACAAATATTTGTCATCACTGATACCTCTCATGCATGGGCTTATTCAACTGAAATGACAAag ATTCTACTCACTGGATATTTCCATGAACAGTATCTACATCTGGCAAAATCTAATCTGTGTTGTGTTTGTGGAGATGCATGTGTTCGTGCAGAAATTGTTCAGGCTGGGGTGTATCGCTGTTTGGTATCACCACATTCCCCTGGAATAGTAAATCTGTTTTTGAGTTTGGATGGCCTTATACCCATAAGCCAAGTTTTAAATTTTGAGTACCGCGCTGCATTATGCTATCCTGTGGCTTCTTCAGAAGACAAACCCAACTGGGAAGAGTTCAAACTTCAGATGAGACTTGCTTATTTGCTTTTCTCTACATCCAGAACCCTCAACATTTTAACCAGTAAGGTATCACCAGCTAACCTGAATGAGGCTAAAATGTTCTCCCACAAAACCTCTATCATTTCCCATATGTGGGCATATTTTATTAAGTCAATTGAGGACGGCAGATTTTCATTTGCACAAGCAAAAGATGGTTTGTTTGAACTCTCTTTGAAGAACATGATAAAGGAATGGTTGTTGGAAAGAGTGGTTGAAGGCTGTAAAATCACTGAATATGATGCTCAAGGTCAAGGAGTAATCCATTTGTGTGCTATTCTTGGATATACTTGGgctgtttatttattttcatcaTCAGCCTTGTCATTGGATTTTCGGGATAAACATGGATGGACAGCTCTTCATTGGGCATCATATTATGGAAG GGAGAAAATGGTTGCAGTTCTTTTATCTGCAGGGGCAAAGCCAAACTTGGTCACAGACCCCACTTCAGAAAACCCTGGCGGATGCACTGCTGCTGATCTTGCATCTGCAAAGGGTTATGATGGCCTAGCGGGTTATCTATCGGAAAAGTCTTTAGTGGCACATTTCAAGGATATGTCTATAGCCGGAAATGTTAGTGGCTCACTACGAACAAGTGCAACTGACACTGTAAACTCTGAGAACCTAAGTGAGGAGGAGCTCTATCTGAAGGATACTTTAGCAGCTTATCGAACAGCTGCTGATGCAGCAGCACGTATACAGGTTGCATTCGGAGAACACTCTCTTAAAGTACGGACTAAAGCAGTTCAGCTTACAAATCCAGAGGACGAAGCACAAATAATAGTTGCGGCAATGAAAATTCAACATTCCTTTCGCAACTATGAGACACGGAAAAAGATGGCAGCTGCTGCTCATATCCAGTATAGGTTTCGTAGTTGGAAAATGCAGAAGGAATTCCTTAACATACGTGAACATGCTATCAAAATTCAA GCTGCTTTTCGGGGTTTCCAAGTGAGAAGGCAATACCGCAAGATAGTCTGGTCAGTTGGAGTGCTTGAGAAAGCAATTCTTCGATGGCGTTTAAAGAGAAGAGGCTTTCGTGGGCTTCGTGTTGATCCTGCTGAAGTAGTTGCAGAAGATATGCAGGAAAGCAATGCGGAGGAAGACTTCTACCATGATAGCCGGAAACAAGCTGAGAAGCGTGTTGAGAAAGCGGTTGTACGGGTTCAAGCCATGTTCCGTTCAAAGAAGGCACAAGAAGAATATCGAAGGATGAAATTGACCCATAACCAAGCAGAGTTATGTGATTTGCCGTAA
- the LOC110632948 gene encoding calmodulin-binding transcription activator 5 isoform X2, protein MLFDRKKLRNFRKDGHNWKKKNDGKTVKEAHEHLKVGNEERIHVYYAHGEDNPTFVRRCYWLLDKTLEHIVLVHYRETQEGSPVTPMNSNSSLVSDQSPWLLSEEFDSGVGHAYHVGEKEALEPGDSLTVINHVMRIHEINTLEWDDLVMNNPRNSLIPKGDKITSFDQRNQVAVNGSSNDGISLPAYNLSAEIPPLDNLSEPVANKNSHLNIPEDAYSQSTRVQVNSNVHRKDSSIIGTGDSLDLLVNDGLQCQDSFGGWINCTIADSPGSIDNAVLESSISSGHDSYTSPEIDQLQSSVPEQIFVITDTSHAWAYSTEMTKILLTGYFHEQYLHLAKSNLCCVCGDACVRAEIVQAGVYRCLVSPHSPGIVNLFLSLDGLIPISQVLNFEYRAALCYPVASSEDKPNWEEFKLQMRLAYLLFSTSRTLNILTSKVSPANLNEAKMFSHKTSIISHMWAYFIKSIEDGRFSFAQAKDGLFELSLKNMIKEWLLERVVEGCKITEYDAQGQGVIHLCAILGYTWAVYLFSSSALSLDFRDKHGWTALHWASYYGREKMVAVLLSAGAKPNLVTDPTSENPGGCTAADLASAKGYDGLAGYLSEKSLVAHFKDMSIAGNVSGSLRTSATDTVNSENLSEEELYLKDTLAAYRTAADAAARIQVAFGEHSLKVRTKAVQLTNPEDEAQIIVAAMKIQHSFRNYETRKKMAAAAHIQYRFRSWKMQKEFLNIREHAIKIQAAFRGFQVRRQYRKIVWSVGVLEKAILRWRLKRRGFRGLRVDPAEVVAEDMQESNAEEDFYHDSRKQAEKRVEKAVVRVQAMFRSKKAQEEYRRMKLTHNQAELCDLP, encoded by the exons ATGTTATTTGACCGTAAGAAGCTTAGGAACTTCAGAAAAGATGGTCATAATTGGAAGAAGAAAAACGATGGGAAGACCGTTAAAGAAGCACATGAACACTTAAAA GTTGGTAATGAAGAAAGGATTCATGTATACTATGCACATGGGGAAGATAATCCAACATTTGTCCGTAGGTGTTATTGGCTACTTGATAA gactCTAGAACATATAGTCCTTGTGCACTATCGGGAAACACAGGAG GGTTCTCCAGTCACACCTATGAATTCAAATTCTAGTTTAGTCTCTGACCAGTCTCCTTGGCTTTTATCAGAAGAATTTGATTCTGGAGTTGGTCATGCATATCATGTTGGCGAGAAAGAAGCTCTAG AGCCTGGTGACAGTTTAACTGTCATAAATCATGTAATGAGGATTCATGAGATCAATACGCTTGAATGGGATGACCTGGTGATGAACAATCCTAGAAATTCACTCATTCCTAAAGGAG ATAAGATTACGAGCTTTGACCAACGTAATCAAGTTGCAGTAAATGGGTCCTCGAATGAT GGTATTTCTCTTCCCGCCTACAATTTATCTGCAGAAATTCCTCCTTTAGATAACTTGAGTGAGCCTGTTGCGAACAAAAATTCTCATTTAAATATTCCAGAGGATGCTTACAGTCAGTCAACAAGAGTCCAAGTAAATTCAAATGTGCACAGGAAGGATTCTAGTATCATAGGGACTGGTGATTCTTTGGACTTGTTGGTTAATGATGGTCTGCAATGTCAAGATAGTTTTGGAGGGTGGATAAACTGCACAATAGCTGACTCTCCGGGTTCCATAGATAATGCTGTGCTTGAATCTTCGATTTCATCAGGTCATGATTCATATACTTCTCCAGAAATTGATCAACTTCAATCTTCTGTTCCTGAACAAATATTTGTCATCACTGATACCTCTCATGCATGGGCTTATTCAACTGAAATGACAAag ATTCTACTCACTGGATATTTCCATGAACAGTATCTACATCTGGCAAAATCTAATCTGTGTTGTGTTTGTGGAGATGCATGTGTTCGTGCAGAAATTGTTCAGGCTGGGGTGTATCGCTGTTTGGTATCACCACATTCCCCTGGAATAGTAAATCTGTTTTTGAGTTTGGATGGCCTTATACCCATAAGCCAAGTTTTAAATTTTGAGTACCGCGCTGCATTATGCTATCCTGTGGCTTCTTCAGAAGACAAACCCAACTGGGAAGAGTTCAAACTTCAGATGAGACTTGCTTATTTGCTTTTCTCTACATCCAGAACCCTCAACATTTTAACCAGTAAGGTATCACCAGCTAACCTGAATGAGGCTAAAATGTTCTCCCACAAAACCTCTATCATTTCCCATATGTGGGCATATTTTATTAAGTCAATTGAGGACGGCAGATTTTCATTTGCACAAGCAAAAGATGGTTTGTTTGAACTCTCTTTGAAGAACATGATAAAGGAATGGTTGTTGGAAAGAGTGGTTGAAGGCTGTAAAATCACTGAATATGATGCTCAAGGTCAAGGAGTAATCCATTTGTGTGCTATTCTTGGATATACTTGGgctgtttatttattttcatcaTCAGCCTTGTCATTGGATTTTCGGGATAAACATGGATGGACAGCTCTTCATTGGGCATCATATTATGGAAG GGAGAAAATGGTTGCAGTTCTTTTATCTGCAGGGGCAAAGCCAAACTTGGTCACAGACCCCACTTCAGAAAACCCTGGCGGATGCACTGCTGCTGATCTTGCATCTGCAAAGGGTTATGATGGCCTAGCGGGTTATCTATCGGAAAAGTCTTTAGTGGCACATTTCAAGGATATGTCTATAGCCGGAAATGTTAGTGGCTCACTACGAACAAGTGCAACTGACACTGTAAACTCTGAGAACCTAAGTGAGGAGGAGCTCTATCTGAAGGATACTTTAGCAGCTTATCGAACAGCTGCTGATGCAGCAGCACGTATACAGGTTGCATTCGGAGAACACTCTCTTAAAGTACGGACTAAAGCAGTTCAGCTTACAAATCCAGAGGACGAAGCACAAATAATAGTTGCGGCAATGAAAATTCAACATTCCTTTCGCAACTATGAGACACGGAAAAAGATGGCAGCTGCTGCTCATATCCAGTATAGGTTTCGTAGTTGGAAAATGCAGAAGGAATTCCTTAACATACGTGAACATGCTATCAAAATTCAA GCTGCTTTTCGGGGTTTCCAAGTGAGAAGGCAATACCGCAAGATAGTCTGGTCAGTTGGAGTGCTTGAGAAAGCAATTCTTCGATGGCGTTTAAAGAGAAGAGGCTTTCGTGGGCTTCGTGTTGATCCTGCTGAAGTAGTTGCAGAAGATATGCAGGAAAGCAATGCGGAGGAAGACTTCTACCATGATAGCCGGAAACAAGCTGAGAAGCGTGTTGAGAAAGCGGTTGTACGGGTTCAAGCCATGTTCCGTTCAAAGAAGGCACAAGAAGAATATCGAAGGATGAAATTGACCCATAACCAAGCAGAGTTATGTGATTTGCCGTAA
- the LOC110632948 gene encoding calmodulin-binding transcription activator 5 isoform X4 produces MNSNSSLVSDQSPWLLSEEFDSGVGHAYHVGEKEALEPGDSLTVINHVMRIHEINTLEWDDLVMNNPRNSLIPKGDKITSFDQRNQVAVNGSSNDGISLPAYNLSAEIPPLDNLSEPVANKNSHLNIPEDAYSQSTRVQVNSNVHRKDSSIIGTGDSLDLLVNDGLQCQDSFGGWINCTIADSPGSIDNAVLESSISSGHDSYTSPEIDQLQSSVPEQIFVITDTSHAWAYSTEMTKILLTGYFHEQYLHLAKSNLCCVCGDACVRAEIVQAGVYRCLVSPHSPGIVNLFLSLDGLIPISQVLNFEYRAALCYPVASSEDKPNWEEFKLQMRLAYLLFSTSRTLNILTSKVSPANLNEAKMFSHKTSIISHMWAYFIKSIEDGRFSFAQAKDGLFELSLKNMIKEWLLERVVEGCKITEYDAQGQGVIHLCAILGYTWAVYLFSSSALSLDFRDKHGWTALHWASYYGREKMVAVLLSAGAKPNLVTDPTSENPGGCTAADLASAKGYDGLAGYLSEKSLVAHFKDMSIAGNVSGSLRTSATDTVNSENLSEEELYLKDTLAAYRTAADAAARIQVAFGEHSLKVRTKAVQLTNPEDEAQIIVAAMKIQHSFRNYETRKKMAAAAHIQYRFRSWKMQKEFLNIREHAIKIQAAFRGFQVRRQYRKIVWSVGVLEKAILRWRLKRRGFRGLRVDPAEVVAEDMQESNAEEDFYHDSRKQAEKRVEKAVVRVQAMFRSKKAQEEYRRMKLTHNQAELCDLP; encoded by the exons ATGAATTCAAATTCTAGTTTAGTCTCTGACCAGTCTCCTTGGCTTTTATCAGAAGAATTTGATTCTGGAGTTGGTCATGCATATCATGTTGGCGAGAAAGAAGCTCTAG AGCCTGGTGACAGTTTAACTGTCATAAATCATGTAATGAGGATTCATGAGATCAATACGCTTGAATGGGATGACCTGGTGATGAACAATCCTAGAAATTCACTCATTCCTAAAGGAG ATAAGATTACGAGCTTTGACCAACGTAATCAAGTTGCAGTAAATGGGTCCTCGAATGAT GGTATTTCTCTTCCCGCCTACAATTTATCTGCAGAAATTCCTCCTTTAGATAACTTGAGTGAGCCTGTTGCGAACAAAAATTCTCATTTAAATATTCCAGAGGATGCTTACAGTCAGTCAACAAGAGTCCAAGTAAATTCAAATGTGCACAGGAAGGATTCTAGTATCATAGGGACTGGTGATTCTTTGGACTTGTTGGTTAATGATGGTCTGCAATGTCAAGATAGTTTTGGAGGGTGGATAAACTGCACAATAGCTGACTCTCCGGGTTCCATAGATAATGCTGTGCTTGAATCTTCGATTTCATCAGGTCATGATTCATATACTTCTCCAGAAATTGATCAACTTCAATCTTCTGTTCCTGAACAAATATTTGTCATCACTGATACCTCTCATGCATGGGCTTATTCAACTGAAATGACAAag ATTCTACTCACTGGATATTTCCATGAACAGTATCTACATCTGGCAAAATCTAATCTGTGTTGTGTTTGTGGAGATGCATGTGTTCGTGCAGAAATTGTTCAGGCTGGGGTGTATCGCTGTTTGGTATCACCACATTCCCCTGGAATAGTAAATCTGTTTTTGAGTTTGGATGGCCTTATACCCATAAGCCAAGTTTTAAATTTTGAGTACCGCGCTGCATTATGCTATCCTGTGGCTTCTTCAGAAGACAAACCCAACTGGGAAGAGTTCAAACTTCAGATGAGACTTGCTTATTTGCTTTTCTCTACATCCAGAACCCTCAACATTTTAACCAGTAAGGTATCACCAGCTAACCTGAATGAGGCTAAAATGTTCTCCCACAAAACCTCTATCATTTCCCATATGTGGGCATATTTTATTAAGTCAATTGAGGACGGCAGATTTTCATTTGCACAAGCAAAAGATGGTTTGTTTGAACTCTCTTTGAAGAACATGATAAAGGAATGGTTGTTGGAAAGAGTGGTTGAAGGCTGTAAAATCACTGAATATGATGCTCAAGGTCAAGGAGTAATCCATTTGTGTGCTATTCTTGGATATACTTGGgctgtttatttattttcatcaTCAGCCTTGTCATTGGATTTTCGGGATAAACATGGATGGACAGCTCTTCATTGGGCATCATATTATGGAAG GGAGAAAATGGTTGCAGTTCTTTTATCTGCAGGGGCAAAGCCAAACTTGGTCACAGACCCCACTTCAGAAAACCCTGGCGGATGCACTGCTGCTGATCTTGCATCTGCAAAGGGTTATGATGGCCTAGCGGGTTATCTATCGGAAAAGTCTTTAGTGGCACATTTCAAGGATATGTCTATAGCCGGAAATGTTAGTGGCTCACTACGAACAAGTGCAACTGACACTGTAAACTCTGAGAACCTAAGTGAGGAGGAGCTCTATCTGAAGGATACTTTAGCAGCTTATCGAACAGCTGCTGATGCAGCAGCACGTATACAGGTTGCATTCGGAGAACACTCTCTTAAAGTACGGACTAAAGCAGTTCAGCTTACAAATCCAGAGGACGAAGCACAAATAATAGTTGCGGCAATGAAAATTCAACATTCCTTTCGCAACTATGAGACACGGAAAAAGATGGCAGCTGCTGCTCATATCCAGTATAGGTTTCGTAGTTGGAAAATGCAGAAGGAATTCCTTAACATACGTGAACATGCTATCAAAATTCAA GCTGCTTTTCGGGGTTTCCAAGTGAGAAGGCAATACCGCAAGATAGTCTGGTCAGTTGGAGTGCTTGAGAAAGCAATTCTTCGATGGCGTTTAAAGAGAAGAGGCTTTCGTGGGCTTCGTGTTGATCCTGCTGAAGTAGTTGCAGAAGATATGCAGGAAAGCAATGCGGAGGAAGACTTCTACCATGATAGCCGGAAACAAGCTGAGAAGCGTGTTGAGAAAGCGGTTGTACGGGTTCAAGCCATGTTCCGTTCAAAGAAGGCACAAGAAGAATATCGAAGGATGAAATTGACCCATAACCAAGCAGAGTTATGTGATTTGCCGTAA